In Cervus elaphus chromosome 5, mCerEla1.1, whole genome shotgun sequence, the following proteins share a genomic window:
- the MRM3 gene encoding rRNA methyltransferase 3, mitochondrial isoform X1, with protein sequence MAALVKRVGWATRPLLPVVQAWDLDARRWVRALRRSPVKVLFPSGEVVGRKLDPGKQPRKAAAEASPREQRQKQQIQGPASQTLSTWEESGLRYDKAFPGDKRLSSVMTIVKSRPFREKQGKILLEGRRLIADALKAGAVPKVFFFSRLEYIKELPIEKLKGVSLIKVKFEDIKDWSDLVTPQGIMGIFAKPDHVKMTYPETQLRHTLPISLICDNLRDPGNLGTILRSAAGAGCSKVLLTKGCVDAWEPKVLRAGMGAHFQVPIINNLDWEAVPDHLPADARVYVADNCGLHMQAQAQGSNKASDYGWVRDQRPQKFHEYEEEEDDLESGESQDWLPKLEVQSYDSDWTEAPAAVVIGGETHGVSLESLQLAESTGGGRLLIPVVPGVDSLNSAMAASILLFEGKRQLRERVEHLSRDRH encoded by the exons ATGGCGGCGCTGGTGAAACGCGTGGGATGGGCTACGCGACCGTTGCTGCCGGTGGTGCAGGCTTGGGACCTCGATGCGCGGCGCTGGGTCCGGGCACTGCGGCGGAGCCCCGTGAAAGTGCTGTTTCCATCTGGTGAGGTTGTGGGACGGAAGCTCGATCCCGGGAAACAGCCTCGGAAGGCGGCGGCAGAGGCCAGTCCCCGGGAGCAGCGACAGAAGCAGCAGATTCAGGGGCCAGCATCTCAGACGCTCAGCACCTGGGAAGAGTCGGGGCTTCGCTATGATAAGGCTTTCCCTGGAGACAAAAGGCTGAG CAGTGTGATGACCATAGTTAAGTCCAGGCCATTTCGAGAAAAGCAGGGGAAGATCCTTCTGGAAGGTCGTAGGCTGATTGCAGACGCTCTCAAGGCTGGTGCTGTGCCGAAAGTTTTCTTCTTTAGCCGTCTGGAATACATAAAGGAGCTGCCCATTGAAAAGCTGAAAGGTGTTAGCCTCATTAAGGTGAAATTTGAGGATATCAAGGATTGGTCCGACCTGGTAACACCACAGGGAATAATGG gGATTTTTGCCAAACCTGACCATGTTAAGATGACATACCCCGAGACTCAGCTTCGCCACACACTGCCCATATCGTTGATTTGTGACAATCTCCGTGACCCTGGGAACCTAGGGACAATTCTGCGATCTGCTGCTGGGGCAGGCTGCAGCAAAGTGTTACTCACCAAAG GCTGTGTGGACGCCTGGGAGCCCAAAGTGCTACGGGCAGGTATGGGCGCACACTTCCAGGTGCCCATTATCAACAACCTGGACTGGGAGGCAGTGCCCGACCACCTGCCTGCTGACGCCCGCGTCTACGTGGCCGACAACTGTGGCCTTCACatgcaggcccaggcccaggggtCTAACAAGGCCAGTGACTACGGCTGGGTACGTGACCAACGCCCACAGAAGTTTCATGAGtatgaggaagaggaggatgatCTAGAGAGTGGAGAGAGTCAAGACTGGCTCCCTAAACTCGAGGTCCAGAGTTACGACTCAGACTGGACAGAGGCACCGGCGGCCGTGGTGATAGGTGGGGAGACCCACGGCGTGAGCCTGGAGTCCCTGCAGTTGGCCGAGAGCACAGGGGGTGGGAGGCTGCTGATCCCCGTCGTGCCCGGCGTGGACAGCCTGAATTCAGCCATGGCCGCGAGCATCCTGCTCTTTGAAGGCAAAAGACAGCTGCGGGAGAGGGTGGAACACTTGAGCAGGGACAGGCATTAA
- the MRM3 gene encoding rRNA methyltransferase 3, mitochondrial isoform X2: MTYPETQLRHTLPISLICDNLRDPGNLGTILRSAAGAGCSKVLLTKGCVDAWEPKVLRAGMGAHFQVPIINNLDWEAVPDHLPADARVYVADNCGLHMQAQAQGSNKASDYGWVRDQRPQKFHEYEEEEDDLESGESQDWLPKLEVQSYDSDWTEAPAAVVIGGETHGVSLESLQLAESTGGGRLLIPVVPGVDSLNSAMAASILLFEGKRQLRERVEHLSRDRH; the protein is encoded by the exons ATGACATACCCCGAGACTCAGCTTCGCCACACACTGCCCATATCGTTGATTTGTGACAATCTCCGTGACCCTGGGAACCTAGGGACAATTCTGCGATCTGCTGCTGGGGCAGGCTGCAGCAAAGTGTTACTCACCAAAG GCTGTGTGGACGCCTGGGAGCCCAAAGTGCTACGGGCAGGTATGGGCGCACACTTCCAGGTGCCCATTATCAACAACCTGGACTGGGAGGCAGTGCCCGACCACCTGCCTGCTGACGCCCGCGTCTACGTGGCCGACAACTGTGGCCTTCACatgcaggcccaggcccaggggtCTAACAAGGCCAGTGACTACGGCTGGGTACGTGACCAACGCCCACAGAAGTTTCATGAGtatgaggaagaggaggatgatCTAGAGAGTGGAGAGAGTCAAGACTGGCTCCCTAAACTCGAGGTCCAGAGTTACGACTCAGACTGGACAGAGGCACCGGCGGCCGTGGTGATAGGTGGGGAGACCCACGGCGTGAGCCTGGAGTCCCTGCAGTTGGCCGAGAGCACAGGGGGTGGGAGGCTGCTGATCCCCGTCGTGCCCGGCGTGGACAGCCTGAATTCAGCCATGGCCGCGAGCATCCTGCTCTTTGAAGGCAAAAGACAGCTGCGGGAGAGGGTGGAACACTTGAGCAGGGACAGGCATTAA